A genomic segment from Lutibacter sp. A80 encodes:
- a CDS encoding UDP-3-O-(3-hydroxymyristoyl)glucosamine N-acyltransferase, giving the protein MKFPHKYNLKDIANLLKLEYVGADDFPIYGCNEIHVVENGDIVFVDHPKYYDKALKSKASVVLINKKVDCPEGKALLISKDPFSDFNKLTKHFNPFKQANKLISDSATIGEGTIIQPNVFIGNNVTIGENCIIHPNVTIYDDCTIGNNVTIHSGSILGADAFYYKKRSTGYDKLISGGSVVIKDNVDIGALCTIDRGVSGNTTINKGTKIDNQVQVGHDTIIGEKCLIASQTGIAGCVIVEDNVTLWGQVGTNSGITIGKNAVVLGQTGVTKSIKGNLTYFGTPIEESRKKLKEIVEIKQLIKNQKK; this is encoded by the coding sequence ATGAAGTTTCCTCATAAATATAATTTAAAGGATATTGCAAATTTATTAAAACTTGAGTACGTAGGTGCTGATGATTTTCCAATTTATGGCTGTAATGAAATACATGTTGTTGAAAATGGAGATATTGTTTTTGTAGATCATCCTAAATATTACGATAAAGCTTTAAAATCTAAAGCAAGTGTTGTTCTAATAAATAAAAAAGTAGATTGTCCAGAAGGAAAGGCTTTATTAATTTCTAAAGATCCATTTTCAGATTTTAATAAATTAACAAAGCATTTTAATCCCTTTAAACAAGCTAATAAATTAATATCTGATTCAGCTACAATAGGTGAAGGTACTATTATACAACCAAACGTTTTTATTGGAAACAATGTTACAATTGGAGAAAATTGTATAATTCACCCGAACGTTACAATTTATGACGATTGTACAATCGGTAATAATGTTACTATTCATTCAGGTTCAATTTTAGGAGCAGATGCTTTTTATTATAAAAAAAGAAGTACAGGTTACGATAAATTAATTTCTGGTGGTAGTGTTGTAATTAAAGATAATGTTGATATTGGCGCTTTGTGTACAATAGATAGAGGGGTGTCAGGTAATACAACAATAAATAAAGGAACAAAAATAGATAATCAAGTTCAAGTTGGACATGATACTATTATTGGTGAAAAATGTTTAATAGCATCTCAAACGGGTATTGCAGGTTGTGTTATTGTTGAAGATAACGTAACTTTATGGGGACAAGTTGGTACAAATAGTGGAATTACAATTGGTAAAAATGCTGTTGTTTTAGGTCAAACAGGTGTTACAAAATCTATAAAAGGAAATTTAACATACTTTGGCACACCAATAGAAGAATCAAGAAAAAAGCTAAAAGAAATTGTTGAAATAAAACAATTAATAAAAAATCAAAAAAAATAA
- a CDS encoding FKBP-type peptidyl-prolyl cis-trans isomerase encodes MKIKNILVLFAICLAIYSCKKDDDSDDYDAASQSIIDDNILIEYLKTHYLNEDGALDTITSGQSSLMVDPRLGVQEVEYNEVDYKLYYLVKNEGSTISPSAVDSVFVTYTGMLLDSTVFDSKTTFSWNIGTSPAVLSGLIPGWQYGFTNFKGGTVVQNEDESFDFEDYGEGILFIPSGLAYGNISSGIIEENSPLIFEIALKSVNLIDHDYDGVDSKFEDLNGDNNLNNDDTDGDGIPNYYDEDDDGDGVLTIDEDANGDGDPTNDDTDNDGIPDYLDADTY; translated from the coding sequence ATGAAAATTAAAAATATATTAGTCTTATTCGCAATTTGTTTAGCAATTTATTCTTGTAAAAAAGATGATGATTCAGATGATTATGATGCTGCTTCACAGTCAATTATAGATGATAATATTTTAATTGAATATTTAAAAACACATTATTTGAATGAAGATGGAGCATTGGACACCATTACAAGTGGTCAAAGTTCTTTAATGGTAGATCCACGTTTAGGAGTTCAAGAAGTAGAGTATAATGAAGTTGATTATAAATTATATTATCTTGTTAAAAACGAAGGTTCTACAATTTCACCATCAGCTGTAGATTCTGTTTTTGTAACCTATACAGGTATGTTATTAGATAGTACAGTATTTGATTCAAAAACTACATTTTCTTGGAATATAGGAACAAGCCCAGCTGTTTTAAGTGGGCTAATTCCTGGATGGCAATATGGATTTACAAATTTTAAAGGAGGAACTGTTGTTCAAAATGAAGATGAATCATTTGATTTTGAGGATTATGGAGAAGGAATTTTATTTATACCTTCTGGTTTAGCTTATGGAAATATAAGTTCTGGAATTATTGAAGAAAACTCACCATTAATATTTGAAATAGCTTTAAAAAGTGTGAATTTAATTGACCACGATTATGATGGAGTAGATTCAAAATTTGAAGATTTAAATGGCGATAATAATTTAAATAATGATGATACCGACGGAGACGGTATTCCTAATTATTATGATGAAGATGACGATGGAGATGGTGTTTTAACAATTGATGAAGATGCAAACGGAGATGGAGATCCAACAAACGATGATACTGATAATGATGGAATTCCAGATTATTTAGACGCTGATACTTATTAA
- the lpxA gene encoding acyl-ACP--UDP-N-acetylglucosamine O-acyltransferase, which produces MNQPLAYIHPGAKIATNVVVEPFTTIHNNVIIGSGTWIGSNVTIMEGARIGKNCRIFPGAVISAIPQDLKFDGEDSLAIIGDNTTIRECCTINRGTKALGKTQIGDNCLIMATSHIAHDCVIGNNCILANGSVIAGHVTIGDFAILSGLVAVHQFIHIGEHAMVSGGSLVRKDVPPYTKAGKEPLSYIGINSIGLRRRGFETGKIREIQNVFRLLYQKNYNTSQAVEIIEAEMEATKERDQILLFIKNSQRGIMKGYTGS; this is translated from the coding sequence ATGAATCAACCTTTAGCATATATACATCCAGGTGCCAAAATAGCTACTAATGTAGTGGTGGAGCCTTTTACAACAATTCATAATAATGTAATTATAGGTTCTGGAACTTGGATTGGTTCTAATGTTACTATAATGGAAGGCGCACGAATAGGTAAAAATTGTAGAATTTTTCCTGGAGCTGTAATTTCTGCAATTCCTCAAGATTTAAAATTTGATGGAGAAGACTCTTTAGCAATAATTGGAGATAATACTACCATTAGAGAGTGTTGTACAATTAATAGAGGAACTAAAGCATTAGGAAAAACCCAAATAGGGGATAACTGTTTAATAATGGCTACTTCACATATAGCACACGATTGTGTTATTGGAAATAATTGTATTTTAGCAAATGGATCTGTTATAGCTGGACATGTTACAATTGGTGATTTTGCAATACTAAGTGGATTGGTAGCTGTACATCAATTTATTCATATTGGAGAGCATGCAATGGTTTCTGGAGGATCTTTAGTTAGAAAAGATGTGCCTCCTTATACAAAAGCAGGTAAAGAACCACTTTCATATATTGGAATTAATTCAATTGGATTAAGGAGAAGAGGGTTTGAAACTGGAAAAATTAGAGAAATTCAAAATGTTTTTAGGCTTTTATATCAAAAAAATTACAATACTTCGCAAGCAGTAGAAATTATAGAAGCAGAAATGGAAGCAACAAAAGAAAGAGATCAAATATTACTTTTTATAAAAAACTCACAAAGAGGAATTATGAAAGGATATACTGGGAGTTGA
- a CDS encoding SusE domain-containing protein, whose product MKKYLYTLVLTTLLWSCGGSGGSDSPEPEPENNAPNTPTLKYPTNNLLCIDNTIDFEWNAATDPDGDVVTYEIQIAKDNQFTQIVQTVTNTSTLRTISLDKGIAYYWRVSAKDSKNLSSDYSSVNSFYTEGEGVSNYLPFSPEIVSPTLNATVTETNATLEWNASDVDNDPLTFDVYFGTTETPTTIVSSNQTSKTFNVDLSSSETYYWKVVVKDDKGGETIGQVWNFKTD is encoded by the coding sequence ATGAAAAAATACTTATATACATTAGTTTTAACAACTTTATTATGGTCTTGTGGAGGATCAGGAGGCAGTGATTCTCCAGAACCAGAGCCAGAAAATAATGCACCAAACACTCCTACTCTAAAATATCCAACAAACAACTTACTTTGTATAGATAACACCATTGATTTTGAATGGAATGCAGCAACAGATCCAGATGGAGATGTGGTTACTTACGAAATTCAAATTGCTAAAGACAATCAATTTACTCAAATAGTTCAAACGGTTACTAATACAAGTACTCTAAGAACAATTTCTTTAGATAAAGGAATTGCTTATTACTGGAGAGTTAGTGCAAAAGACAGTAAAAATTTATCAAGTGATTATTCAAGTGTAAATTCGTTTTATACAGAAGGAGAAGGAGTTTCTAATTACTTACCTTTTTCTCCAGAAATTGTAAGCCCTACATTAAACGCAACAGTTACCGAAACAAATGCAACACTTGAATGGAACGCATCCGATGTAGATAATGATCCTCTTACTTTTGATGTATATTTTGGTACAACAGAAACACCAACAACAATTGTATCATCAAATCAAACTTCAAAAACATTTAATGTAGATCTTTCTAGTTCAGAAACTTATTATTGGAAAGTTGTAGTTAAAGATGATAAAGGAGGAGAAACTATAGGTCAAGTTTGGAATTTCAAAACTGATTAA
- a CDS encoding HAMP domain-containing sensor histidine kinase has translation MPEKYFFIIFCSVIISFSFGNLEQDLNNSQRIKATQKTEQDQIALQLDSALNMVNVDSQKTLKIAKYCLEQSKQNKNKFLQMRSNYILGRAMYIIDSLNYSKNYLNTALDLSEDLDDNWYKGEILNRIAIIQYRFNETKLALETFNDALYYSQESKNYKAIGSSYSMIGTIFRVNGVYSRAIEYFIKSRLNYRKANFNEGDAWVAYLLGQVNSDLRNSEKALKYFKEALGKYHIINSIDGNTNGLAMCYEQIALLNLEFGNLDDANKNIDILLKIYSKTNSKYGLSSSYSLLGKLEYLKGNYKLAEQNLYKSLDIKNKYLNLHGRSSIFEYLGLCAIKLGRFNEGIKKINQGLEIALSTKSKKNQLDIYSKLANIYLDVNDYKKAVYYQNKQIEVQDLILFGEADIQTEQLQTFYELDEKNQEINQLKKEKEVNILKIERQGIYQILMGLVILIIIVIAIVIYLFYKKLQHKNDELSILNTTKNKIFTIIAHDLRSPFNTILGFSDLLSSNAKRLDINKIIKFSQHINLEATNTLTLLDNLLNWAKSQTKQISFNPTELNIKPIITQILEELNSTAELKNISLNYTQLDDLKVYADTNMLKTILRNLITNAIKFTYLEGSVTVTTKVKNNFVEISISDTGMGMSDETRNKLFTLQTNESTTGTANEKGSGLGLVLCKEFIEKHGGNIWVTSELGKGTTFYFSLPNEI, from the coding sequence ATGCCTGAAAAATATTTTTTTATAATATTTTGTTCTGTTATTATATCCTTTTCTTTTGGTAATTTAGAACAGGATCTAAATAACAGCCAAAGGATAAAAGCAACACAAAAAACAGAACAAGATCAAATTGCTCTTCAGTTGGATAGTGCTCTAAATATGGTTAACGTAGACAGCCAAAAAACTTTAAAAATTGCCAAATATTGTTTAGAACAATCAAAACAAAACAAAAATAAATTTTTACAAATGCGCTCCAACTATATTCTTGGAAGGGCTATGTATATTATTGATAGTTTAAATTATTCAAAAAATTATTTAAATACTGCTTTAGATTTATCAGAAGATCTTGATGATAATTGGTATAAAGGCGAAATTTTAAATCGTATTGCTATAATTCAATATAGATTTAATGAAACTAAACTTGCGCTTGAAACATTTAATGATGCACTTTATTATAGTCAAGAATCAAAAAACTATAAAGCTATTGGCTCTAGCTATTCTATGATTGGAACCATTTTTCGTGTAAATGGAGTATATAGTAGGGCTATTGAATATTTTATAAAATCAAGATTAAATTATAGAAAAGCTAATTTTAATGAAGGTGATGCCTGGGTAGCTTATTTACTCGGTCAAGTTAACTCAGACCTTAGAAATTCAGAAAAAGCATTAAAATATTTTAAAGAAGCTTTAGGTAAATACCATATTATAAATTCTATTGATGGTAATACTAACGGACTTGCTATGTGTTATGAACAAATTGCTTTATTAAATTTAGAATTTGGAAATCTTGATGACGCTAATAAAAATATTGATATATTACTTAAAATTTATTCCAAAACTAACTCTAAATATGGTTTATCTTCTTCTTACAGTCTTTTAGGTAAATTAGAATATTTAAAAGGAAATTATAAGCTAGCAGAACAAAATTTATATAAATCACTTGATATAAAAAATAAATATTTAAATCTACATGGAAGATCTAGTATCTTTGAATATTTAGGTCTTTGTGCAATAAAATTAGGACGTTTTAATGAAGGTATCAAAAAAATTAACCAAGGACTTGAAATAGCATTATCAACTAAGTCTAAAAAAAATCAATTAGACATTTATTCTAAACTAGCTAATATATATTTAGATGTTAATGACTATAAAAAAGCAGTTTATTATCAAAATAAACAAATAGAGGTACAAGATTTAATTTTATTTGGTGAAGCCGATATTCAAACAGAGCAACTTCAAACTTTTTATGAATTAGATGAAAAAAATCAAGAAATAAATCAATTAAAAAAAGAAAAAGAAGTCAATATTTTAAAAATTGAACGCCAAGGTATTTACCAAATTTTAATGGGGCTAGTAATTCTAATTATAATAGTAATAGCCATAGTTATATACCTATTTTATAAAAAATTACAACATAAAAATGATGAATTAAGTATTTTAAATACTACTAAAAATAAGATTTTTACAATTATTGCCCACGATTTAAGAAGTCCTTTTAACACCATCTTAGGGTTTTCAGATTTGCTAAGCAGTAATGCAAAACGTTTAGATATTAATAAAATTATTAAATTTAGTCAACATATAAATTTAGAAGCTACCAACACATTAACACTATTAGATAATTTATTAAATTGGGCTAAATCTCAAACTAAACAAATTTCATTCAACCCAACAGAATTAAATATAAAGCCAATAATAACACAAATACTTGAAGAATTAAATTCTACAGCAGAACTAAAAAACATATCATTAAACTATACTCAATTAGATGATCTTAAAGTTTATGCAGATACTAACATGCTAAAAACAATATTGAGAAATCTAATTACAAACGCAATAAAATTCACTTACCTTGAAGGATCTGTTACCGTAACTACAAAAGTAAAAAATAATTTTGTTGAAATTTCAATTTCCGACACTGGAATGGGTATGAGTGATGAGACTAGAAATAAATTATTTACATTACAAACCAATGAATCTACAACTGGTACTGCAAATGAAAAAGGTTCTGGTCTAGGCTTAGTACTTTGTAAAGAATTTATAGAAAAACATGGTGGTAACATATGGGTAACTTCTGAACTTGGCAAAGGAACAACATTTTATTTTTCACTTCCAAATGAAATTTAA
- a CDS encoding carboxypeptidase-like regulatory domain-containing protein codes for MIKKLLYTALFFITLNSYSQQNIENDTIKDTTIATLLKGQIVNQLDKTPLKGAHVFNLNSVLGTITNENGNFEIPIAVSDTIYVSYLGYQSIKLKITNDLLKGNELVIELYEKTEEISEVVVKSHKLIGVLEIDAKNVPKDKYARIHINGLAQTYEVGGTRQRKDFNSPVDALFKPIDFVYNMFGKKPKQLKKLKKMRDNDELRVQLEAKFNRELMMEYLEMDSAELTDLLNECNYSDYFIKQASDLQLIEAVLLCYENYKAVKKGSTIKTTDDK; via the coding sequence ATGATAAAAAAATTACTATATACGGCACTATTTTTTATTACTTTAAACAGTTATTCTCAACAAAATATAGAGAATGATACAATAAAAGATACTACAATCGCTACATTATTAAAAGGACAAATAGTAAATCAACTTGATAAAACACCTTTAAAAGGTGCCCATGTTTTTAATTTAAATTCAGTATTAGGTACAATCACTAATGAAAACGGAAATTTTGAAATACCAATTGCTGTAAGTGATACTATTTATGTTTCTTATTTAGGATACCAATCAATTAAATTAAAAATAACTAACGATTTATTAAAAGGAAATGAACTGGTTATAGAATTGTATGAAAAAACAGAAGAAATTAGTGAAGTAGTAGTAAAATCTCATAAATTAATAGGTGTTTTAGAAATAGATGCTAAAAATGTACCTAAAGATAAATATGCTCGTATACATATTAATGGTTTAGCTCAAACTTATGAAGTTGGAGGTACAAGACAAAGAAAAGATTTTAATTCACCTGTAGATGCGCTATTTAAACCAATTGATTTTGTTTATAATATGTTTGGTAAAAAACCAAAACAATTAAAAAAGCTAAAAAAAATGCGTGATAATGATGAATTACGCGTACAATTAGAAGCTAAATTTAATAGAGAATTAATGATGGAATATTTAGAAATGGATTCGGCTGAATTAACCGACTTACTTAATGAGTGTAATTATTCTGATTATTTTATTAAACAAGCTAGTGATTTACAATTAATTGAAGCTGTATTGTTATGTTATGAAAATTACAAAGCCGTAAAAAAAGGAAGTACTATAAAAACTACAGATGATAAATAA
- the sucD gene encoding succinate--CoA ligase subunit alpha: MSVLVNKNSNIIVQGFTGSEGTFHATQMIEYGTNVVGGVTPGKGGQLHLDKPVFNTVQEAVDKVAADTSIIFVPPAFAADAIMEAAAAGIKVIICITEGIPVADMVKVKAYIATKDCRLVGPNCPGVITPDEAKVGIMPGFIFKKGSVGIVSKSGTLTYEAADQVVKQGYGITTAIGIGGDPIIGTTTKEAVELLMNDDDTKCIVMIGEIGGQLEAEAAQWVKATGNKKPVVGFIAGQTAPKGRTMGHAGAIVGGKDDTAQAKMEILKANGIYVVDSPAKIGAKVAEVLG; the protein is encoded by the coding sequence ATGAGCGTTTTAGTAAATAAAAATTCAAATATAATTGTCCAGGGTTTTACTGGTAGTGAAGGAACTTTTCATGCTACACAAATGATTGAGTATGGAACAAATGTTGTAGGTGGGGTTACACCGGGTAAAGGAGGCCAACTTCATTTAGATAAACCTGTTTTTAATACAGTTCAAGAAGCCGTTGATAAAGTTGCTGCAGATACTTCAATTATATTTGTACCACCTGCTTTTGCTGCAGATGCCATAATGGAAGCTGCTGCTGCTGGTATTAAAGTAATTATTTGTATTACAGAAGGAATACCTGTTGCGGATATGGTTAAGGTAAAAGCATATATAGCAACTAAAGATTGTAGATTAGTTGGTCCTAACTGTCCAGGTGTTATTACTCCTGATGAAGCTAAAGTTGGTATTATGCCAGGTTTTATTTTTAAGAAAGGTAGTGTAGGTATTGTTTCAAAGTCAGGAACATTAACGTATGAAGCTGCTGACCAAGTAGTAAAACAAGGGTATGGAATTACAACAGCAATTGGTATTGGTGGTGATCCAATTATTGGAACTACTACAAAAGAAGCTGTAGAATTATTGATGAATGATGATGATACAAAATGTATTGTAATGATTGGTGAAATTGGAGGTCAATTAGAAGCTGAAGCTGCACAATGGGTAAAAGCTACAGGAAATAAAAAACCAGTTGTAGGTTTTATAGCAGGGCAAACTGCACCAAAAGGAAGAACAATGGGACATGCAGGAGCAATTGTAGGAGGTAAAGATGATACTGCACAAGCTAAAATGGAAATTTTAAAAGCTAACGGAATTTACGTAGTTGATTCACCAGCTAAAATTGGAGCTAAAGTTGCTGAAGTTTTAGGATAA
- a CDS encoding RNA-binding S4 domain-containing protein gives MRIDKYLWCIRLYKTRSIATEACKKGHVKINGANVKASKLIFNGEEITVRKNQINYKIEVLDIPANRVSAKLVDLYRKDMTPAEEFEKFELLKYSKDYYRKKGTGRPTKKDRRDIDDLQKD, from the coding sequence ATGCGTATTGACAAATATTTATGGTGTATAAGGCTATATAAAACCAGAAGTATAGCTACTGAAGCTTGTAAAAAAGGACATGTAAAAATAAATGGTGCTAACGTAAAAGCTTCAAAATTAATTTTTAATGGCGAAGAGATTACGGTTAGAAAAAATCAGATTAATTATAAAATTGAAGTTTTAGACATTCCTGCTAATAGAGTTAGTGCTAAACTGGTTGATCTTTATAGAAAAGATATGACTCCTGCTGAAGAATTTGAAAAATTTGAACTTTTAAAATATTCTAAAGATTATTATAGAAAAAAAGGTACTGGAAGACCTACAAAAAAAGACAGAAGAGATATTGATGACTTGCAAAAAGATTAG
- a CDS encoding phosphoribosyltransferase domain-containing protein, translated as MESSIILTNEQIKNKTRRIAYQIYETNCNEKEIIIAGINGNGYVFAQNIATILNSISDLNVVLCEVLIDKKNPIKKISTSIHSNEYKNKSLVLVDDVLNSGTTLIYGIKHFLEVPLKRFKTAVLINRNHKKYPVKADFKGISLSTSMQEHINVIFDTENAYAILE; from the coding sequence ATGGAAAGTTCAATTATTTTAACAAACGAGCAAATTAAAAATAAAACTCGTCGCATTGCTTATCAAATTTACGAAACCAATTGTAATGAAAAAGAAATTATAATTGCTGGAATAAATGGAAATGGCTATGTATTTGCTCAAAATATTGCAACTATTTTAAATAGTATTTCAGATTTAAATGTTGTTTTATGTGAGGTTCTTATCGATAAAAAAAATCCAATTAAAAAAATATCAACCAGTATACATTCAAATGAATATAAAAACAAATCACTGGTTTTAGTAGATGATGTTTTAAATTCTGGAACAACTTTAATATATGGAATTAAACATTTTTTAGAAGTACCTCTTAAACGTTTTAAAACTGCAGTTTTAATTAACAGAAATCATAAAAAATACCCTGTAAAGGCTGATTTTAAAGGAATTTCTTTATCAACATCAATGCAAGAACACATCAATGTAATTTTTGATACTGAAAATGCTTATGCTATATTAGAGTAA
- a CDS encoding shikimate kinase produces MKIVLLGYMASGKSAVGKYLATSLKIKFLDLDAYIEDCEKISISTIFKTKGEIYFRKKESEYLQQLLNLNESCIISLGGGTPCYGNNMELIKEKSKSFYLNASINTIFNRLQGETSQRPLVATIGKDNLKEYIGKHLFERSLFYNKADEIISVNDKNIDTIAKEIAHLL; encoded by the coding sequence ATGAAAATTGTACTACTAGGTTATATGGCATCGGGAAAATCAGCAGTGGGAAAATATCTTGCTACATCTCTAAAAATTAAGTTTTTAGACTTAGATGCATATATTGAAGATTGTGAAAAAATTTCAATTTCAACTATTTTTAAAACTAAAGGAGAAATTTATTTTAGAAAAAAAGAAAGTGAATATTTACAACAATTATTAAATTTAAATGAAAGTTGTATAATTTCATTAGGAGGAGGCACACCTTGTTATGGTAATAATATGGAGTTAATTAAAGAAAAATCTAAGTCGTTTTATTTAAATGCTTCAATTAATACTATTTTTAATAGATTACAAGGTGAAACTTCACAAAGACCTTTAGTTGCTACTATTGGAAAAGATAATTTAAAAGAATATATAGGAAAACACCTTTTTGAGCGTTCTTTATTTTATAATAAAGCTGATGAAATTATTTCAGTAAACGATAAGAATATTGATACTATTGCAAAAGAAATTGCTCATTTACTCTAA
- a CDS encoding bifunctional UDP-3-O-[3-hydroxymyristoyl] N-acetylglucosamine deacetylase/3-hydroxyacyl-ACP dehydratase, whose amino-acid sequence MSTKQKTIKKEVTLSGVGLHTGNKVLITFKPAPINYGYAFVRIDLEGEPVIEASAEYVVNTQRGTNLEKRGVFVNTSEHVLAAVVALDIDNICIEINSAEPPIMDGSSKQFVEALEKAGIEEQSAEREEYVVKEIISYKDEATGSEIILMPSDEYQITSMVDFGTKVLGTQNATLNSLKDFKNEISNARTFSFLHELEMLLDNNLIKGGDLNNAIVYVDKEISEATMDKLKKAFNKESLTVKPNGILDNLTLRWANEAARHKLLDVIGDLALVGTRIRGKVIANKPGHLINTTFAKKLQKIIKHEKRNKVPTFDLNQPPLMDIHQIMNILPHRPPFLLIDRIIELSDKHVVGMKNVTMNENFFVGHFPGSPVMPGVLQVEAMAQCGGVLVLSTVPDPENYLTYFMKMDNVKFKQKVLPGDTLIFKAELMSPIRRGICHMQSYGYANGKLVVEAELMAQIAKKPKE is encoded by the coding sequence GATATGCTTTTGTTAGAATTGATTTGGAGGGAGAACCTGTAATTGAAGCAAGTGCGGAATATGTTGTTAATACACAACGAGGAACAAATTTAGAAAAAAGAGGTGTTTTTGTAAATACATCAGAACACGTTTTAGCTGCAGTAGTAGCATTAGATATAGATAATATTTGTATTGAAATTAATAGTGCAGAACCACCAATTATGGATGGTTCATCTAAACAATTTGTTGAAGCACTTGAAAAAGCAGGTATTGAAGAGCAAAGTGCAGAAAGAGAAGAATATGTTGTAAAAGAAATAATTTCTTATAAGGATGAAGCAACCGGAAGTGAAATTATTTTAATGCCTTCAGATGAATATCAAATTACTTCAATGGTAGATTTTGGAACTAAAGTATTAGGTACTCAAAATGCAACATTAAATTCGTTAAAAGATTTTAAAAACGAAATTTCTAATGCACGTACTTTTAGTTTTTTACATGAACTTGAAATGTTATTAGATAACAACTTAATAAAAGGAGGAGATCTAAATAATGCGATAGTTTATGTAGATAAAGAAATTTCTGAAGCTACTATGGATAAGTTAAAGAAAGCTTTTAATAAAGAATCTTTAACAGTTAAACCAAATGGTATATTAGACAACTTAACACTGCGTTGGGCTAATGAAGCAGCAAGGCATAAATTATTAGATGTAATTGGAGATTTAGCCTTAGTAGGTACTAGAATTAGAGGAAAAGTTATAGCAAATAAACCAGGACATTTAATAAATACCACTTTTGCTAAAAAACTTCAAAAAATTATTAAGCACGAAAAAAGAAATAAAGTTCCAACTTTTGATCTAAATCAACCACCTTTAATGGATATTCATCAAATAATGAATATTTTACCTCATAGACCACCATTTTTATTAATTGATAGAATTATAGAGCTTTCAGATAAACATGTGGTTGGTATGAAAAATGTTACAATGAATGAAAATTTCTTTGTTGGACATTTTCCTGGATCACCAGTAATGCCAGGTGTATTACAAGTTGAGGCTATGGCACAGTGTGGTGGTGTTTTAGTTTTAAGTACAGTACCAGATCCTGAAAATTATTTGACATATTTTATGAAAATGGATAATGTTAAATTTAAACAAAAAGTATTACCAGGAGATACTTTAATTTTTAAAGCCGAATTAATGTCACCTATTAGACGTGGAATTTGCCATATGCAATCTTATGGCTATGCAAATGGAAAATTGGTAGTAGAAGCAGAATTAATGGCTCAAATAGCAAAAAAACCTAAAGAATAA
- the efp gene encoding elongation factor P: MATTSDIRNGLCIRHNNDIFKIVEFLHVKPGKGPAFVRTKLKSLSTGKLLDNTFPAGRKIEDIRVETRKYQFLYPEGDIFHFMNTEDYNQITLGKETLDTPELLKEGEVVTVVFNTEDSMPLSVEIPASVILEITHTEPGVKGNTATNATKPATVETGAQINVPLFINEGDKIKIDTSKSSYLERVKE; the protein is encoded by the coding sequence ATGGCAACAACATCAGATATAAGAAACGGATTATGTATAAGACATAATAATGATATTTTTAAAATAGTAGAATTTTTACATGTAAAACCTGGAAAAGGACCTGCATTTGTTAGAACTAAGCTAAAAAGTTTGTCAACAGGTAAATTATTAGATAATACATTTCCTGCTGGACGTAAAATTGAAGATATTAGAGTAGAAACTAGAAAATATCAGTTTTTATATCCAGAAGGTGACATTTTTCACTTTATGAATACGGAAGATTATAATCAAATAACTCTTGGTAAAGAAACACTAGATACACCAGAACTTTTAAAAGAAGGAGAAGTAGTTACAGTTGTTTTTAATACAGAAGATAGCATGCCTTTATCAGTAGAAATACCAGCAAGTGTTATATTAGAAATTACACATACAGAACCAGGTGTAAAAGGTAATACAGCAACAAATGCAACTAAACCTGCTACTGTTGAAACAGGTGCGCAAATTAATGTGCCTTTGTTTATAAATGAAGGTGATAAAATTAAAATTGATACTTCAAAGAGCTCTTATTTAGAACGAGTTAAAGAGTAA